The Streptomyces sp. Je 1-332 genome has a window encoding:
- a CDS encoding histidine kinase produces the protein MSGNEPLRVPPAPPALLARRSWALPSAVAAEFDPERGPRKGGRRPRRTARDWVVDFACFGVAVVIGMVGADAVGKNPNVSPGIAEADQLIGALACAAVWLRRRWPVGLAVAMVLVSLASDTAGGAAAIALFTLAVHRPFRYVGWIGGVSIAVVPFIYWLRPDADLPYLVTVLVGVLINASVIGWGMFVRSRRQLLLSLRDRAIRAENEATLRAEQAQRLARESIAREMHDVLAHRLTLLSVHAGALEFRPDAPREEIVRAAGVIRESAHEALQDLREVIGVLRGGGEDGEASGRPQPTLAALETLVAESRDAGMKVALDHRVAELAAVPAAVGRTAYRIAQEGLTNARKHAPGAEVTVLVSGAPGEGLTLSVRNPPPPGDVPKVPGSGQGLIGLTERATLAGGRIEHGSAADGGFRVDAWLPWD, from the coding sequence ATGAGCGGCAATGAGCCCCTGCGTGTTCCCCCGGCGCCCCCGGCCCTCTTGGCCAGGCGCTCATGGGCGCTGCCCTCGGCCGTCGCCGCCGAGTTCGACCCGGAACGCGGGCCGCGCAAAGGCGGACGCAGGCCCCGCCGGACAGCCCGCGACTGGGTGGTCGACTTCGCCTGCTTCGGTGTGGCCGTCGTCATCGGCATGGTGGGCGCGGACGCGGTCGGCAAGAACCCGAACGTCTCGCCCGGCATCGCCGAGGCCGACCAGCTGATCGGCGCGCTCGCCTGCGCCGCCGTCTGGCTGCGCAGACGCTGGCCGGTCGGGCTCGCGGTCGCCATGGTGCTGGTCAGCCTGGCCTCGGACACCGCGGGCGGCGCCGCCGCCATCGCGCTGTTCACCCTCGCGGTGCACCGGCCCTTCCGGTACGTCGGCTGGATCGGCGGGGTCTCGATCGCCGTGGTTCCGTTCATCTACTGGCTGCGTCCCGACGCCGACCTGCCGTATCTCGTCACCGTCCTCGTCGGTGTGCTGATCAACGCCTCCGTCATCGGCTGGGGCATGTTCGTGCGCTCTCGCCGCCAGCTCCTGCTGAGCCTGCGCGACCGCGCGATCCGCGCCGAGAACGAGGCAACGCTCCGCGCCGAGCAGGCCCAGCGCCTGGCCCGCGAGTCCATCGCCCGGGAGATGCACGACGTGCTCGCCCACCGTCTCACCCTGCTCAGCGTGCACGCGGGCGCCCTGGAGTTCCGCCCGGACGCGCCCCGCGAGGAGATCGTCCGCGCCGCCGGTGTCATCCGCGAGAGCGCCCACGAAGCGCTGCAGGACCTGCGCGAGGTGATCGGCGTCCTGCGTGGCGGTGGCGAGGACGGGGAGGCATCGGGCCGGCCACAGCCCACCCTCGCCGCGCTGGAGACCCTGGTCGCCGAGTCACGCGACGCGGGCATGAAGGTCGCGCTCGACCACCGGGTCGCCGAACTGGCGGCGGTGCCCGCCGCCGTAGGCCGCACCGCCTACCGCATCGCCCAGGAGGGTTTGACCAACGCCCGCAAGCACGCCCCGGGCGCCGAGGTGACCGTCCTGGTGTCCGGCGCCCCCGGCGAAGGCCTCACCCTGTCGGTGCGCAACCCGCCGCCGCCCGGCGACGTGCCGAAGGTCCCCGGTTCCGGCCAGGGACTGATCGGCCTCACGGAACGGGCCACGCTGGCGGGCGGCCGCATCGAACACGGCTCTGCTGCGGACGGCGGCTTCCGCGTCGACGCGTGGCTGCCATGGGACTGA
- a CDS encoding ribonuclease, with translation MRIPPRIVSVTALAAALFVGAPVAASASAAPDHHAPVSTAYSVTAVAAVGDICYSALPAQAHDTLDLIEAGGPYPYPQDGTVFQNREGILPSQGSGYYHEYTVKTPGSPDRGARRIVTGEENQEDYYTADHYESFDLVDYAC, from the coding sequence ATGCGAATCCCCCCACGAATCGTGAGCGTCACCGCCCTCGCCGCCGCCCTGTTCGTCGGCGCCCCCGTCGCCGCCTCCGCGAGCGCGGCCCCCGACCACCACGCCCCCGTGTCGACGGCGTACTCCGTCACCGCCGTCGCCGCCGTCGGCGACATCTGCTACTCCGCGCTGCCCGCCCAGGCGCACGACACCCTGGACCTGATCGAGGCGGGCGGCCCCTACCCCTATCCGCAGGACGGCACCGTCTTCCAGAACAGGGAAGGCATCCTGCCCTCGCAGGGCTCCGGGTACTACCACGAGTACACCGTGAAGACGCCGGGCTCACCGGACCGCGGCGCCCGCCGCATCGTGACCGGTGAGGAGAACCAGGAGGACTACTACACCGCCGACCACTACGAGTCCTTCGACCTGGTCGACTACGCCTGCTGA
- a CDS encoding sensor histidine kinase has product MNTSTEPPPSPRAGQPPSSRTTPVTLTLRLCLHALLAGLLALAVVRAVADGAPHGGAVVAVAVAMGGVYAAGTLSPAVARSRRAAAVWLAALGVCWVALLVLSPDGLWTAFPLYFLQLHLLPVRWALPAVALTAAAAIASFVAHGSALSPGSFIGPLLGAAVAVATVLGYEALYRESERRRQLIDELMATRAELAAAERTAGTLAERERLAREIHDTLAQGLSSIQLLLRAAQRALPAGSPAAPHIEQARAAAQDNLAEARRFVRALSPPDLERGSLAGALERLSASPGAEVDVKFTVSGKPAELPTPYEVTLLRTAQSALANTLQHAGAERAEITLSFMDTSVSLDVVDDGRGFDPASAPRGDGGFGLLAMRARARSLGGTLSVESAPGQGTAVAVKLPLPTEAAL; this is encoded by the coding sequence ATGAACACCTCCACCGAGCCGCCACCCTCGCCCCGGGCGGGGCAGCCGCCCTCGTCCCGGACCACCCCCGTCACCCTCACCCTGCGCCTGTGCCTGCACGCGCTCCTCGCGGGGCTGCTCGCGCTCGCCGTCGTGCGGGCCGTGGCCGACGGGGCGCCGCACGGTGGTGCCGTCGTGGCAGTGGCGGTCGCGATGGGCGGTGTCTACGCGGCGGGCACGCTCAGTCCCGCCGTGGCGCGGTCGCGGCGCGCGGCGGCGGTATGGCTCGCGGCGCTCGGTGTGTGCTGGGTGGCGCTGCTCGTGCTGTCGCCGGACGGGCTGTGGACGGCCTTCCCCCTCTACTTCCTGCAACTGCATCTGCTGCCCGTGCGCTGGGCCCTGCCCGCCGTCGCGCTGACCGCCGCTGCCGCCATCGCCAGTTTCGTGGCGCACGGCTCCGCACTCTCGCCCGGCAGCTTCATCGGACCGCTGCTCGGCGCGGCCGTGGCGGTCGCCACCGTGCTCGGGTACGAGGCGCTGTACCGGGAGAGCGAGCGGCGGCGGCAGCTGATCGACGAACTCATGGCCACGCGGGCCGAACTCGCGGCGGCCGAGCGGACCGCGGGCACCCTCGCCGAGCGCGAGCGTCTCGCGCGCGAGATCCACGACACGCTCGCCCAGGGGCTCTCCTCGATCCAGCTCCTGCTGCGTGCCGCGCAACGCGCGCTGCCCGCGGGCTCGCCCGCCGCCCCGCACATCGAGCAGGCGCGTGCCGCGGCGCAGGACAACCTCGCCGAAGCACGTCGCTTCGTACGTGCCCTCAGCCCGCCCGACCTGGAGCGCGGCTCGCTGGCCGGAGCCCTCGAACGGCTCTCCGCGTCCCCCGGAGCCGAGGTCGACGTCAAGTTCACGGTGAGCGGCAAGCCCGCCGAACTCCCCACCCCGTACGAGGTCACCCTGCTCCGCACCGCCCAGTCCGCCCTGGCCAACACGTTGCAGCACGCGGGCGCTGAACGCGCTGAGATCACCCTGAGCTTCATGGACACGTCGGTGTCCCTGGACGTCGTCGACGACGGGCGCGGTTTCGACCCGGCGTCGGCGCCCCGCGGGGACGGGGGTTTCGGGCTGCTCGCGATGCGGGCGAGGGCCCGGTCCCTCGGCGGGACGCTGAGCGTGGAGTCGGCGCCGGGCCAGGGGACGGCCGTCGCGGTCAAGCTGCCGCTCCCGACGGAGGCCGCGCTGTGA
- a CDS encoding DMT family transporter encodes MSTLTAPAAPAARRAWLTDLPVLLVAVVWGASYLAAKGITTTHTVVAVLVLRFAVVLPALVVAGWRGLRALTVPQWRGAGALGLVLSGIFLLEAYGVVHTSATNAGLIISLTMIFTPLAEAAVTRRRPPRAFLAAAGLSVLGVVLLTQGGGFTQPSVGDGLMLLAALARTVHVLAMSRIKALKDADDAASLPLTTVQLGSAVLVFAVLAAAGTGVSPWSVAVDFGPREWAGLLFLSVFCTLFAFFVQMWAVHRTSPSRVSLLLGTEPLWAAAVGIAVGGERLGVVGLVGGVLVLVGTSWGRGVR; translated from the coding sequence GTGTCGACGCTCACCGCTCCCGCCGCGCCCGCAGCGCGCCGCGCCTGGCTCACCGATCTGCCCGTCCTGCTCGTGGCCGTGGTCTGGGGCGCCAGCTATCTCGCGGCGAAGGGCATCACGACGACACACACGGTCGTCGCGGTCCTGGTCCTGCGGTTCGCCGTCGTGCTGCCGGCACTCGTGGTGGCCGGATGGCGAGGCCTTCGCGCGCTGACGGTGCCGCAGTGGCGCGGAGCGGGAGCGCTCGGCCTCGTCCTGAGCGGGATCTTCCTCCTGGAGGCCTATGGCGTCGTCCACACATCGGCGACCAACGCGGGCCTCATCATCAGCCTCACCATGATCTTCACCCCGCTCGCCGAGGCCGCGGTGACGCGGAGGAGGCCGCCGCGCGCCTTCCTCGCGGCGGCGGGGCTCTCCGTGCTCGGCGTGGTCCTGCTGACTCAGGGCGGCGGTTTCACGCAGCCGTCCGTGGGCGACGGCCTGATGCTTCTCGCCGCGCTCGCCCGCACGGTGCACGTCCTCGCGATGTCCAGGATCAAGGCGCTCAAGGACGCCGACGACGCCGCGTCTCTGCCGCTCACCACCGTCCAACTGGGCTCCGCCGTCTTGGTGTTCGCGGTGCTGGCCGCCGCGGGAACGGGCGTGTCGCCCTGGTCCGTCGCAGTGGATTTCGGTCCGCGCGAGTGGGCGGGGCTGCTCTTCCTCTCCGTGTTCTGCACGCTCTTCGCCTTCTTCGTGCAGATGTGGGCGGTACATCGGACCTCGCCCTCACGGGTGAGCCTGCTGCTCGGCACGGAGCCGCTGTGGGCGGCCGCCGTGGGGATCGCGGTGGGCGGGGAGCGGCTCGGGGTGGTGGGTCTGGTGGGTGGTGTGCTGGTCCTGGTGGGGACCAGTTGGGGCCGCGGGGTGCGGTGA
- a CDS encoding response regulator transcription factor: MNPIRVLLVDDDPLVRAGLSFMMGGADDIEIVGEAADGSHVAPLIGELRPDVVLMDIRMPTMDGLAATEALRKRPDAPEVIVLTTFHADEQVLRALRAGAAGFVLKDTPPAEIVAAVRAVAAGEPVLSPTVTQQLITQVTGVNPQQGRRERALERLALLGEREREVAVAVGRGASNADIAAELFLSVATVKAHVSRVLTKLDLNNRVQIALLAHDAGLLDGVE; encoded by the coding sequence ATGAACCCGATCCGCGTGCTTCTCGTCGACGACGACCCGCTGGTCCGCGCCGGTCTGTCCTTCATGATGGGCGGCGCGGACGACATCGAGATCGTCGGTGAGGCGGCGGACGGCTCCCACGTGGCACCGCTGATCGGCGAGCTCCGCCCCGACGTCGTCCTGATGGACATCCGCATGCCCACCATGGACGGCCTCGCGGCGACGGAGGCCCTGCGCAAGCGCCCCGACGCCCCCGAGGTCATCGTCCTCACCACCTTCCACGCCGACGAACAGGTGCTACGGGCCCTGCGGGCCGGGGCCGCCGGGTTCGTGCTCAAGGACACCCCGCCCGCCGAGATCGTCGCGGCGGTACGGGCGGTCGCGGCGGGGGAGCCGGTGCTCTCGCCCACGGTGACGCAGCAGCTGATCACGCAGGTGACGGGGGTCAATCCCCAACAGGGGCGTCGCGAGCGGGCGTTGGAGCGGCTCGCGCTGCTGGGGGAGCGGGAGAGGGAGGTGGCGGTCGCGGTGGGCCGGGGCGCGTCGAACGCGGACATCGCGGCTGAGCTCTTCCTGAGCGTGGCCACCGTCAAGGCCCACGTCTCCCGCGTCCTGACGAAGCTGGACCTCAACAACCGGGTGCAGATCGCGCTGTTGGCCCATGACGCGGGGCTGCTGGACGGCGTGGAGTGA
- a CDS encoding Gfo/Idh/MocA family oxidoreductase, producing the protein MRIGLIGTGRIGTFHSAALQRHPEVDALVVADADAGRAAGLAARIGAASAASVDDVLTGKGRSGAMDAVVITAATAAHAELIGKAARAGLPVFCEKPIALDLPGTLAALAEVEAAGTVLQLGFQRRFDAGYAAAREAVRSGRLGRLHTVRAITSDPAPPPAAYLPLSGGLYRDCLVHDFDMLRWVTGREVTEVYATGSDAGPSMFRDAGDVDTAAAVLTLDDGTLATATATRCNGAGYDVRMELAGEDDQIAVGFDDRTPLSSVEPSGPPPPEKPWPGFLERFTPAYEAELAAFVDVVRGERANPCDGREALAALRIAEACELSRREGRLVRMTEVADG; encoded by the coding sequence ATGCGCATCGGATTGATCGGGACGGGTCGTATCGGCACATTTCACTCCGCGGCTCTGCAGCGGCATCCCGAGGTGGACGCGCTGGTCGTCGCCGATGCCGACGCGGGGCGCGCGGCCGGGCTCGCGGCGCGGATCGGCGCGGCGTCCGCGGCCTCGGTGGACGACGTCCTCACGGGGAAGGGCCGGTCGGGGGCCATGGACGCGGTGGTGATCACCGCGGCGACCGCCGCGCACGCCGAGCTGATCGGCAAGGCGGCGCGCGCGGGCCTGCCGGTGTTCTGTGAGAAGCCCATCGCCCTCGATCTGCCGGGTACTCTCGCCGCGCTCGCGGAGGTCGAGGCCGCGGGCACGGTGCTCCAGCTGGGCTTCCAGCGCAGGTTCGACGCGGGGTACGCGGCGGCGCGCGAGGCCGTGCGGTCGGGGCGGCTCGGGCGGCTGCACACGGTCCGGGCGATCACCTCCGACCCCGCGCCGCCGCCGGCCGCGTATCTCCCGCTCTCCGGCGGCCTCTACCGCGACTGCCTCGTCCATGACTTCGACATGCTGCGGTGGGTGACGGGCCGCGAGGTGACCGAGGTGTACGCGACCGGTTCGGACGCCGGGCCGTCGATGTTCCGTGACGCGGGCGACGTCGACACCGCCGCGGCGGTCCTCACCCTGGACGACGGCACGCTCGCCACGGCGACGGCCACGCGCTGCAACGGCGCCGGCTACGACGTACGCATGGAACTGGCCGGGGAAGACGACCAGATCGCGGTCGGCTTCGACGACCGCACTCCGCTGTCGTCCGTGGAACCGTCCGGCCCGCCACCGCCCGAGAAGCCGTGGCCCGGCTTCCTCGAACGCTTCACCCCCGCGTACGAGGCGGAGCTCGCCGCGTTCGTGGATGTCGTACGGGGAGAGCGGGCGAACCCCTGCGACGGGCGGGAGGCGCTGGCGGCGCTGCGGATCGCGGAGGCGTGTGAACTGTCGCGCAGGGAAGGCCGGTTGGTGAGGATGACGGAGGTCGCGGACGGCTGA
- a CDS encoding IclR family transcriptional regulator, with product MPTSSASDASTEVAASKPPAASGGVQSLERAFDLLERMADAGGEVGLSELSASSGLPLPTIHRLMRTLVACGYVRQQPNRRYSLGPRLIRLGESASRLLGTWARPYLARLVEETGETANMALLDGDEIVYVAQVPSKHSMRMFTEVGRRVLPHSTGVGKALLAHTPPEEVRALLSRTGMPSATEKTITTPEGFLDALEVVRGAGYAVDDNEQEMGVRCLAVSVPNSPTAAAISISGPAGRVTEAAVEKIVPVLQEVAVELSAALASSGPAA from the coding sequence GTGCCGACGTCAAGCGCCAGCGACGCCTCCACCGAAGTCGCCGCCTCCAAGCCGCCCGCTGCCAGCGGTGGTGTCCAGTCCCTCGAGCGCGCCTTCGACCTCCTCGAACGGATGGCGGACGCCGGCGGCGAGGTCGGCCTGAGCGAGCTCTCCGCGAGCAGCGGCCTGCCGCTGCCCACGATCCACCGCCTGATGCGCACGCTGGTCGCCTGCGGCTACGTACGTCAGCAGCCCAACCGCCGCTACTCCCTGGGCCCGCGTCTGATCCGCCTCGGCGAATCCGCCTCGCGCCTTCTCGGCACCTGGGCGCGCCCCTACCTCGCGCGCCTGGTCGAGGAGACCGGCGAGACCGCGAACATGGCGCTGCTCGACGGGGACGAGATCGTCTACGTCGCACAGGTGCCGTCCAAGCACTCCATGCGCATGTTCACCGAGGTGGGCCGCCGGGTCCTGCCCCACTCCACGGGCGTCGGCAAGGCTCTCCTCGCCCACACCCCGCCGGAGGAGGTGCGGGCCCTGCTCTCCCGCACCGGGATGCCCTCCGCCACGGAGAAGACGATCACCACGCCGGAGGGTTTCCTCGACGCGCTCGAGGTGGTCCGCGGCGCGGGCTACGCGGTCGACGACAACGAACAGGAGATGGGGGTGCGCTGCCTCGCCGTGTCGGTCCCCAACTCCCCCACGGCGGCGGCCATCTCGATCTCCGGTCCGGCGGGCCGGGTGACCGAGGCCGCGGTGGAGAAGATCGTGCCGGTGCTGCAGGAAGTGGCGGTGGAGCTGAGCGCCGCGCTGGCCAGTTCGGGTCCGGCGGCGTAA
- a CDS encoding response regulator transcription factor: MPEAAGAGVGEPVRLLLADDHPVVRAGLRAVLDTEPGLAVAGEAATAEAAVSLAAAGGFDVVLMDLQFGAGMHGAQATAAITAEPGAPRVLVLTTYDTDADILAAVEAGAAGYLLKDAPPEELAAAVRTAAAGQSALAPAIAHRLMDRMRAPGEALSARELEVLRLVREGLSNLQISKRLFLSQATVKSHLVHIYAKLGVESRTAAVAVATGRGLIRGGAGQ; this comes from the coding sequence GTGCCGGAGGCTGCGGGCGCCGGGGTAGGAGAGCCCGTCCGGCTGCTTCTCGCTGACGACCATCCCGTCGTACGCGCCGGGCTGCGCGCGGTGCTCGACACTGAGCCCGGCCTCGCCGTGGCGGGGGAGGCGGCGACGGCCGAGGCCGCGGTGTCGCTCGCCGCGGCCGGTGGGTTCGACGTCGTACTGATGGATCTTCAGTTCGGAGCGGGGATGCACGGGGCGCAGGCCACGGCCGCGATCACCGCGGAGCCCGGCGCGCCGCGGGTACTCGTCCTGACGACGTACGACACGGACGCCGACATCCTCGCCGCGGTCGAGGCGGGGGCCGCGGGATATCTCCTGAAGGACGCGCCGCCGGAGGAGCTGGCCGCGGCGGTGCGGACCGCGGCCGCGGGGCAGTCCGCGCTCGCGCCCGCGATCGCCCATCGGCTGATGGACCGGATGCGGGCGCCCGGGGAGGCCCTGTCCGCGCGGGAGTTGGAGGTGCTCAGGCTGGTGCGGGAGGGCCTGTCGAACCTGCAGATCAGCAAGCGGCTCTTCCTGAGCCAGGCCACCGTCAAGTCCCATCTGGTGCACATCTACGCGAAGTTGGGCGTCGAATCGCGTACGGCCGCCGTGGCGGTGGCGACGGGCCGGGGGCTGATCCGGGGCGGCGCCGGTCAGTAG
- a CDS encoding SDR family oxidoreductase, which translates to MSSLTGKTALVTGGSRGMGAAIALRLAQDGADVAITYVKEEAAALDVVAKIESTGRRGFAIRADAADPGDAAGAVERAADDLGRLDVLVNNAGIGVLGPIGDLALSDVDRVLDINVRSVFLASQAAAGRLADGGRIISTGSALARYSGGGGGTLYAMSKAALTGMTKPLARELAGRGITVNVVHPGAIDTDMNPADGPFAEPQRAATALARFGSADEVASLVAYLAGEDAAFITGAELVVDGGYTA; encoded by the coding sequence ATGTCTTCTCTGACCGGCAAGACCGCACTCGTCACCGGCGGCAGCCGCGGCATGGGCGCGGCGATCGCTCTGCGGCTCGCTCAGGATGGTGCGGACGTGGCCATCACCTACGTCAAGGAGGAGGCCGCGGCTCTCGACGTCGTGGCCAAGATCGAGTCGACGGGGCGGCGCGGGTTCGCCATCAGGGCCGACGCCGCCGACCCCGGTGACGCGGCGGGCGCGGTGGAGCGCGCGGCCGACGACCTGGGCCGGCTCGACGTCCTGGTGAACAACGCGGGGATCGGAGTCCTCGGGCCCATAGGGGACTTGGCGCTCTCGGACGTCGACCGGGTGCTCGACATCAACGTACGTTCGGTCTTCCTGGCCTCGCAGGCGGCGGCCGGCAGGCTGGCCGACGGGGGCCGGATCATCTCGACCGGCTCGGCGCTCGCCCGGTACTCGGGTGGAGGCGGCGGCACGCTCTACGCGATGAGCAAGGCGGCCCTCACCGGCATGACGAAGCCCCTGGCGCGGGAGCTCGCCGGGCGCGGGATCACCGTGAACGTGGTCCACCCGGGCGCGATCGACACGGACATGAACCCGGCCGACGGGCCGTTCGCCGAGCCGCAGAGGGCGGCGACCGCGCTGGCCCGCTTCGGCTCCGCCGACGAGGTGGCCTCGCTCGTCGCCTACCTCGCCGGGGAGGACGCCGCGTTCATCACGGGCGCGGAGCTCGTGGTCGACGGCGGGTACACCGCCTAG
- the alc gene encoding allantoicase, with product MTAIPTFTGDASPYGGGDPYADYRTADFPFTQYANLADRQLGAGVIAANDEFFAMRENLLLDHAAVFDPEHFGHKGKVMDGWETRRRRGVSGQHPWPTADDHDWALVRLGAPGVVRGIVIDTAHFRGNYPQAVSVEGTSVDGSPTPEELLADDVKWTTLVPRTAVGGHAANGFAVDIEQRFTHLRVNQHPDGGIARLRVYGEVIADPKWLAALGTFDVVALENGGQVEDASDRFYSPATNTIQPGRSRKMDDGWETRRRRDNGNDWIRYQLVQQSEIRVVEIDTAYLKGNSAGWAALSVRDGESGEWVEALPRTRLQPDTNHRFVLDAPVVGTHVRIDIFPDGGISRLHLFGSLTEAGASRLAARHQELGG from the coding sequence GTGACGGCGATACCCACCTTCACCGGCGACGCCAGCCCCTACGGCGGCGGCGACCCCTACGCGGACTACCGCACCGCGGACTTCCCCTTCACGCAGTACGCCAACCTCGCCGACCGGCAGCTCGGCGCCGGTGTGATCGCCGCCAACGACGAGTTCTTCGCGATGCGCGAGAACCTGCTCCTCGACCACGCCGCCGTGTTCGACCCGGAGCACTTCGGCCACAAGGGCAAGGTCATGGACGGCTGGGAGACCCGCCGCCGCCGTGGTGTCTCCGGCCAGCACCCGTGGCCGACCGCCGACGACCACGACTGGGCCCTGGTCCGCCTCGGCGCCCCCGGCGTCGTACGCGGCATCGTCATCGACACCGCCCACTTCCGCGGCAACTACCCGCAGGCCGTGTCCGTCGAGGGCACGAGCGTGGACGGTTCGCCGACCCCCGAAGAGCTCCTCGCGGACGACGTGAAGTGGACGACTCTCGTGCCGCGTACGGCAGTTGGCGGCCACGCGGCCAACGGCTTCGCCGTCGACATCGAGCAGCGCTTCACGCACCTGCGCGTCAACCAGCACCCGGACGGCGGCATCGCGCGCCTCCGCGTCTACGGTGAAGTCATCGCCGACCCCAAGTGGCTCGCGGCGCTCGGCACGTTCGACGTCGTCGCCCTGGAGAACGGCGGCCAGGTGGAGGACGCGTCCGACCGCTTCTACTCCCCGGCCACCAACACCATCCAGCCGGGCCGCTCCCGCAAGATGGACGACGGCTGGGAGACCCGCCGCCGCCGCGACAACGGCAACGACTGGATCCGCTACCAGCTGGTGCAGCAGTCCGAGATCCGCGTCGTCGAGATCGACACCGCGTACCTGAAGGGCAACTCGGCGGGCTGGGCGGCGCTTTCGGTCCGTGACGGCGAGAGTGGCGAGTGGGTCGAGGCGCTGCCCCGCACCCGGCTGCAGCCCGACACCAACCACCGCTTCGTCCTGGACGCCCCGGTCGTCGGCACGCACGTGCGCATCGACATCTTCCCGGACGGCGGCATCTCGCGGCTGCACCTCTTCGGTTCGCTGACCGAGGCGGGCGCGAGCCGCCTGGCGGCACGCCACCAGGAGCTGGGCGGCTGA
- a CDS encoding Clp protease N-terminal domain-containing protein, protein MTDEGLEYTPRYHKILGTAEAIARTMGHTHVGTEHLFLAILQDQDAVPTQALAEQIAPQRITDGLTRIMHSAEYSGAPEGDFPCESDL, encoded by the coding sequence ATGACTGATGAGGGACTCGAGTACACGCCTCGCTACCACAAGATTCTGGGTACAGCAGAGGCCATTGCGCGAACTATGGGGCATACCCATGTGGGCACCGAGCACCTGTTCCTCGCCATTCTGCAAGACCAAGATGCCGTTCCCACTCAGGCGCTTGCCGAGCAGATCGCCCCGCAGAGGATCACCGACGGACTGACGAGGATCATGCACTCAGCAGAGTACTCGGGCGCTCCGGAAGGCGATTTCCCATGCGAGTCAGATCTCTAA
- the allB gene encoding allantoinase AllB, producing MDVELVLRSTRVITPQGTRPASVTVSGGKIAAVLAHDADVPAGVRVEDFGDDVLLPGLVDTHVHVNDPGRTEWEGFWTATRAAAAGGITTLVDMPLNSLPPTTTVDNLRTKQDVARTKAHIDVGFWGGALPDNVGDLKPLHDAGVYGFKCFLSPSGVDEFPHLDQDRLATSMAEIAGFGGLLIVHAEDPHELDAAPHKSGPKYTDYLETRPRVSEDAAIEGLIGLAKRLGARIHVLHLSSSNALPLIAAAKREGVKVTVETCPHYLTLTAEEVPDGASEFKCCPPIREAANQDLLWDALADGTIDCIVTDHSPSTADLKTDDFATAWGGISGLQLSLPAIWTEARKRGHSLEDVVRWMSTRTSELVGLDQKGAIEAGRDADFAVLAPDETFTVDPAALQHRNRVTAYAGKTLSGVVKSTWLRGERILHGGEFSEPAGRLLERKN from the coding sequence GTGGACGTAGAACTGGTGCTGCGCTCGACTCGCGTGATCACCCCGCAGGGAACCCGCCCCGCGTCGGTCACGGTCTCCGGGGGGAAGATCGCGGCCGTGCTCGCACACGACGCCGACGTACCGGCGGGAGTCAGGGTCGAGGACTTCGGTGACGACGTCCTGCTGCCCGGCCTCGTCGACACGCACGTCCATGTGAACGACCCGGGCCGCACGGAGTGGGAGGGCTTCTGGACCGCCACCCGCGCCGCCGCCGCCGGTGGCATCACCACCCTCGTCGACATGCCGCTCAACTCCCTGCCGCCGACCACCACCGTCGACAACCTGCGCACGAAGCAGGACGTGGCCCGCACCAAGGCGCACATCGACGTCGGCTTCTGGGGCGGCGCCCTGCCCGACAACGTCGGCGACCTCAAGCCCCTGCACGACGCCGGTGTCTACGGCTTCAAGTGCTTCCTCTCGCCGTCCGGCGTGGACGAGTTCCCGCACCTGGACCAGGACCGTCTCGCCACCTCCATGGCGGAGATCGCGGGCTTCGGCGGACTGCTCATCGTGCACGCCGAGGACCCGCACGAGCTGGACGCGGCCCCGCACAAGAGCGGCCCCAAGTACACGGACTACCTGGAGACCCGGCCGCGCGTCTCCGAGGACGCCGCGATCGAGGGCCTCATCGGGCTCGCCAAGCGGCTCGGCGCCCGTATCCACGTACTGCACCTGTCGTCGTCGAACGCGCTGCCCCTGATCGCCGCCGCCAAGCGCGAGGGCGTCAAGGTCACCGTCGAGACCTGCCCGCACTACCTCACGCTCACCGCGGAGGAAGTCCCGGACGGTGCCAGCGAGTTCAAGTGCTGCCCGCCCATCCGCGAGGCCGCCAACCAGGATCTGCTCTGGGACGCGCTCGCCGACGGCACCATCGACTGCATCGTGACGGACCACTCGCCGTCCACCGCCGACCTCAAGACCGACGACTTCGCGACCGCGTGGGGCGGCATCTCCGGCCTCCAGCTGAGCCTCCCCGCGATCTGGACCGAGGCCCGCAAGCGCGGCCACAGCCTCGAGGACGTGGTGCGCTGGATGTCGACGCGCACCTCCGAACTGGTCGGACTCGACCAGAAGGGCGCCATCGAGGCCGGCCGCGACGCCGACTTCGCGGTCCTCGCGCCCGACGAGACCTTCACCGTGGACCCCGCGGCGCTGCAGCACCGGAACCGAGTCACGGCGTACGCGGGCAAGACCCTCAGCGGCGTCGTGAAGTCCACCTGGCTGCGCGGCGAACGCATTCTGCACGGCGGCGAGTTCAGTGAACCCGCAGGCCGACTTCTGGAAAGGAAGAACTGA